A single region of the Serinus canaria isolate serCan28SL12 chromosome 11, serCan2020, whole genome shotgun sequence genome encodes:
- the LOC103816882 gene encoding cytochrome b-245 light chain, giving the protein MGQIEWAMWANEQALAAGLILLTGGIVAVAGQFKGWYFAAYSIAAGVLVCLLEYPRSKRKKGSTMERCGQKYLTAVVKLLGPLTRNYYIRAILHAALAVPAGFLLSTILGTVCLGIASGIYLLAAVRGEEWRPIEQKPRERPQVGGTIKQPPSNPPPRPPPDARKKQPEVGGQVNPIPVEVE; this is encoded by the exons ATGGGGCAGATCGAGTGGGCCATGTGGGCGAACGAGCAGGCGCTCGCCGCCGGGCTCA TCCTGCTGACGGGCGGCATCGTGGCCGTGGCGGGGCAGTTCAAGGGCTGGTACTTCGCGGCGTATTCCAT CGCGGCAGGCGTCCTGGTGTGCCTGCTCGAGTATCCcaggagcaagaggaaaaagggCTCCACCATGGAGAGGTG TGGCCAGAAGTACCTGACAGCTGTGGTGAAGCTCCTGGGGCCCCTCACCAGGAATTATTACATCCGAGCTATCCTCCACGCTGC cctggctgtccccgCTGGATTCCTCCTCTCCACCATCCTGGGCACCGTCTGCCTGGGCATTGCCAGCGGCATCTACCTGCTG gctgcagttcgAGGGGAGGAGTGGAGACCCATCGAGCAGAAGCCCCGGGAGAGGCCACAAGTGGGGGGCACCATCAAGCAGCCCCCCAGCAAccccccgccccggccgccCCCCGACGCCCGCAAGAAGCAGCCGGAGGTGGGGGGGCAGGTGAACCCCATCCCTGTGGAGGTGGAATAG